A stretch of DNA from Acidobacteriota bacterium:
GGCCGGCTGTCTATCACAAAGCTCTTCTCTTCCTGATAGGCCCTGCCCTGCCGATCAACCAGCACCAACCGGCAGTGATAAACCCCATCAGCCATTTCGCGCGGAGCGATGAACCGCGTCTCCCAAACGTCTTCATTCTTGATGTAGGTCATTCGCTTAGTCAGACCGAATGGAAAGACGGCGGTGACTTCGGTGATCGACTCATCGGCTCGCACTTTCAGCACAGGATCACCCGGCCGGATCACTCGCGGACGAAGCAGCGAGCGCGGCGCCGCAAGAAACGAGGTGTACGGAGTCACGAACTTGTACTTCTTCGACAGCGCAATGATCTCGTCGATCGCTTCTTTTGTTTCGCCGTCGAGCGCGATTTGCCGGAGCAGCGCATCGACGCGAGCCCGCGCCCACATTCGCGGAACATGCGGGTGCGCGTCGTCACGTTGGGGAAGCTCGACAGTTTGCGTAAGCCGAACCGGTTTGCCGGCTTCATTCCCGGTCAACGTGAGCGAAGCCGGCCCCGGGCGTTTGTAGCGGCCGACGAACGACAACCTCGCTCCGTCATAAGCCGTCGCTTCATAATCGGGATAGACCTGGTAGAAGTTCGAGGCGTCGGCGTTTTGCAGCTTCAATGAATCGATCGGGTCGCGGCCGACTTTGCTCACGAATGACTTCAGCTTGAACGAGAGATCATCAGTCTCGCGACTCCAATCGAAGTAGCCGCGAGACGCGCGCGCCAGCTCACCCAACAATCTGAGGTTTGTGTCAGAGCCAATGCCGAACACGTACAACCGAGCTTGCGGACCGGAGTCGTTCGCCTTTTGAAATCGATCGACTATCGCCTTCGTGCGCGTGGTCGCCAGCGTCGAGTTCCCGTCGGTGATCATCACGATCGAACGCTCTTTTCTTGAAGGCATGGCCTTCGCCAAGCTGGCCGCGCGATCCAGAGCCAAGCCTACATCGGTGCCGCCCGACAGGTAGCTCGCCTTGATGAAAGCGAGCGCGCGTTCGACTTGATCCGAACGCGCGTCTACGGCGTTGTTGCTAAAGACCGCGACGTCGTCGTTGAACAGCATCACGTTGAACGTGTCTTGTGGCGTGAGCGAGCGCAGCAGGCCTTCGGCCGCTTCGTAAGCGCGGTCGAGTTTTTCAAACTGCATCGACAGCGACGTGTCGAGCATCACTAGAATCGATCGAGCAGGCGGCGGCGAAGAAGCTCCGGGAGAGCGGCCGCCCTGGTTGAAGACGGCGGCGGCTTCGAAGTAGCCGTCAGGCTCGCGCTCGGCCAATCGCGGATCGCGGAGCTCGTCGGCGGTGATGCGTTCGGGCGCCCGGTATGCCAGGAACTCGAACGCCGTGCCTCGGACGTTCAAGCCGTAGCTGAAAGCAAAGTCTTCGGTCAGTTGAAAGTCGTTGGCCGCGAAGGTCGCCGACTTATATTGCGCCGAGTTGTCGATGAAGTTCAGCGGATAAGCTTTGCCCTTGATGCTCAGGTCGCTCATCGGAACACGCGAAGTGAGTTGCAAACGGATCTCGAGATGACCGACCGACTGAGCGCCGTACTCGCTCGGCTTTAACGGAAACGAGAAGTAAGATTCAAGATTGTCGACCGGCAGCAATTCGGTGTACTCGAGCTCTAGCCGTTTGGTGCCGTAGGCGGGTATGGGCGCGACCTGAACGGTGAATGCCGTGCTTGCGGTGTCTTCGCCTTCCTGCTTCAACAAACCGGGGTCGATCGATTGCAGCGCGAGGTCTGTGTAGATCTCTTCGGCGCGGCGCTTTTCGAGAATGACTCCAGGGATTCGCACGTCTCCATCCCACACCGCGAAGTCCGAGATCGACGCGGTAGTCGGGATCAAGAAAACATAGCGGCCTTCTTGAACGCGATCGGTGCGATTGCCGAAGATCTGAGTCACTCGAACGCGAGCATACTGATTGTCGATCAGAACATTCACGCTCATTTCGTCAAGCGAGAGCACCGATGGATCGGGTTTCTCGGTGCTCGAGGGGATGAGCACGCCCGACTGAGCACGAGCGACTGCTGGCGCGAACATCAGGAAGGCGACCGCTATCAGGATCTTCGCCGACGTTCGTTCCAGAATAGACCACGTATCGCGCGGGTTGGGCGGATTTTCACGGATGATCCGTGTACATCGGTCTAATCCGCGTGATCCGTGGTCTATTCTTGCTTCATTGGACGACTCTTTTTTCAATTCGTACCAACCCGTTGAATGTGCCCACATAAACAAACCGATCATCACTCGTTATCGCCGTGACGTTCTGAGACGCCAGTCCAGCGCTGATCCGAGACCATTTTCGATCGCGCGTATTATAGACTAAAAGCCCCCGGTCGCTAGTCCCAACATAAAGCCGCTCTCCATCGTAATGCATCGCGTTCTGATTGACCTCGACCTTCCCAATCTCATCGCCGAAGGTCATCCACTCGCCGGTAGGAAGCAGGGCGTCTACGCCGCCGCCGTTGGTGCCCACATAAAGCGTGCCATCCGCTTCCGCAAGCGCGGTCACCCAATCATGCGATAAGCGCGAATTCGAAGTCTTGTAGGTGCGTAAGACTCTCAAGCCCTCGATCTCGGCGAGACCAGCCAGGCTCCCGGCGAATAGGCGAGAGCCTACCGCGGCCGACGTATAGAGATGATTGCTCGCAAGCCCGTGAAACGCGGTGATCGAGCGAGTCCGGCCGCCGATGACTTCGGTCAGCCCTCCCGCCGTCGCAAGCACCACCGCCCGGCCCTGGATACCCCGCAGGTTCTCCAAAGCCCGTCCGCCGGTCGTAGCCAACAACCGCGAATCGATATCAGCAAGGGTGACGTGCGCAACCGAATCGTTTATCAAGCCGCTTTGCTCGCGGGTCATCACCGTTTGTTTCAAAGCGCCGCCGAACACCACCAGCCCCCGCGACGTCGCGGCCAACATTCGGTCCTCGCGGTTGTCAAAAGCGAGGTGATTGATCTCGCGCACGCGATCGTCTTCGATGTGGGAGAGCCGTTCGCTTGTTTCCGCCGAGATCAAATCGATTCCGCGATCGAAGTACCCAACCCACAACCTGCCCGCTCCGTCAGACGCGAGCGCGGTTATGTGACCTGAGCTCAAGACTCGATCGCCTACAAGCGGTGCAGCCAGGGATTCAAACGCGGGGCTGCTGCCTCGCTCATCGCGCACGAACGCTCCCTCGGAAGTCAACGCCCACAGTTTGCCGTCACTCGCGCAAACTATCGCCGGCGCGGAAGCCGGTATGCCCGCGGCTTCAGACAGACTCGATCTGCTTTCATTAGCGCGGCCTCGCCTACTCCCCACGTTGGCATTCAGATCGACGATGCCGCCGCCAAACAGGCCAGCCCACAAATGCTCACCGCTGACCGCAAGCGAGGTGATGTTCGGGCGATTCGAGATCGGCTTGATCTCATTTGCTTCATTGAGCGCGACAACTGCGAAGTCGGTCGCAATCGCGACCGATCCTTTATCGGACGAACTCGCCGGCAGCACGCTCATCGCCGTCACGTGCGGAGAGGGCAGCCCTTCATTCGTAGTGAGGTGTTCGATATGGGCCTCGCGCCAGACGTACAACCCGCTGTCTTGAGTCCCGATGTACAGCCGTGACTCGAACGGCAGCAGCGCAGTCACTCGGCTGAAATCGGCTCCTGTAGCCGAGTTGAATCGGCGCGAGAACTGCTGGCCGTCGTATTCGAATAGCCCTCCATCGAGGGTGCCAATCAGGAGTTCGCTCTCGGTTGGAACCAGAACGCTGACGCGCGTCGCCTTGGGCCTCGCGAAGCGGTAACCGGTAAACCCGTTCCCATCAAACGCCACAAGCCCGGCACTCGCGGTGCCGGCAAACAGCCGCTCGCGAAAAACAGCCAACGCGGTCAGGTCGTTGTCAGGCAATCCATCGAGCGTGGTAAATCGCCGCTTAACATTGCCACCCTCATCGAGAGCGATCAGCCCGCCGGACGTCGCCAGGTAACGGACCCCCTTGAAGCTTGCGACGGCTCGCACATCGGAGGCGTTCAGATACAAAGTCAGACCGTCAGTCAAAGGCGCGCGCAACGAGTGCTCTTCGACTTCGACGCGCGTTGCCGCCGTCTGGCGTTCTCGCTCACCGGCGAGGCTCCGGTTGAGCCGGACGATATAAATAAGGATGACGGCAATCAGCAACGAAGCGCCCAACGCCGCTGCGATGAGCGCCCGGCCGCGAGTAAGTTTCATCTTGTGAATGAGAGCGCACATCCGAAGTCGTTTGCCGGTTGAGTTAGATGCGGCAAATCGGAACGCGGATGAACAAAGCTATAAAAAAAGTTGCCCACCGGATTTCACCCGCTTGTTCATCCGTATTCGAATTTATCTGTAGACGCGGATTGACAATGAAGCAGGGTAAAAATATAGTCAAGCAGGTAAGAAGCAAGGATGTGCCGCTTCGACTAATCGCCCTCGTCTTGGCTTTAACGTTTGTGCCCAAGAGACTAATTCAGGAAACTGGAACTTGAACCTTCCGAACGCGCTAACGCTGTCCAGAATATTCGTCGTCCCATTGCTGGTCGTCGTCCTGCTGACGAAATTCCCAAGCGACTGGCTGGGCATACCTCAACAACTGTTCGGGCTTGCTTTGTTCGTAGGCGCTTCAATCACGGACTGGGCAGACGGCTACATCGCGAGAAAGCGCGGACAGGTGTCTACACTGGGTATCCTGCTGGATCCGATCGCCGACAAGTTGCTCATCTCTGCCGCGCTGGTGTCGTTGGTCGAGAACCGGCTCGCGCCTGCCTGGGCGATCGTGATCATCATCGGCCGCGAGTTTGCCGTGTCGGGATTGCGGTCGATCGCCGCCGCCGAAGGCTTCACCATCAGCGCATCAAAGAAGGCCAAGTTCAAGATGCTGACCCAGGTGATCTCGGTGACGCTGTTGATTCTGGGAAGCTCGCCTGGCGGACCCTCAGGGCTTCAGCCGCCGAACGGGGTCAACTCCGAAGTCCCCTTCGCTTCGTTCGGAGAGATGGGCCGCACGCTCGCGACAATCGCGAGCAACGGAGCGATGTCGCTCGATGAGTTCCGCATACTCTGCTACGGCGCGGGCCGCGCGATGCTGTGGCTCGTAGTGTTCTTTGCGTTGTGGTCGATGTACGACTACTTCACCAAGTTCTACGGCAAGGTGCGCGATCGCATCGAAGTTCGCGAACGCCGCCGCTCTCGCATCCTTCGCCGCCGAAGAAGAAAGACTCCCGCCGCCGTGCTGGGCTCAACCCGCGGTGACGGAGTAAATGGATGAAGGACCGCAATGATAAATGACAAATGGAAAATGGAAAATCTAGCCGTTCCAATTTTCCATTTTCCATTTTCTATTTTTCATTGCGCGTCGCTCGCTCCCCCGGTCACTCTCCGCTCCCAATGAGCGAAGCTATCGAGCTGAAATTCCCTACCGCTGAATGAGTCTGAGTGTAGACGCCG
This window harbors:
- a CDS encoding VIT domain-containing protein; amino-acid sequence: MIGLFMWAHSTGWYELKKESSNEARIDHGSRGLDRCTRIIRENPPNPRDTWSILERTSAKILIAVAFLMFAPAVARAQSGVLIPSSTEKPDPSVLSLDEMSVNVLIDNQYARVRVTQIFGNRTDRVQEGRYVFLIPTTASISDFAVWDGDVRIPGVILEKRRAEEIYTDLALQSIDPGLLKQEGEDTASTAFTVQVAPIPAYGTKRLELEYTELLPVDNLESYFSFPLKPSEYGAQSVGHLEIRLQLTSRVPMSDLSIKGKAYPLNFIDNSAQYKSATFAANDFQLTEDFAFSYGLNVRGTAFEFLAYRAPERITADELRDPRLAEREPDGYFEAAAVFNQGGRSPGASSPPPARSILVMLDTSLSMQFEKLDRAYEAAEGLLRSLTPQDTFNVMLFNDDVAVFSNNAVDARSDQVERALAFIKASYLSGGTDVGLALDRAASLAKAMPSRKERSIVMITDGNSTLATTRTKAIVDRFQKANDSGPQARLYVFGIGSDTNLRLLGELARASRGYFDWSRETDDLSFKLKSFVSKVGRDPIDSLKLQNADASNFYQVYPDYEATAYDGARLSFVGRYKRPGPASLTLTGNEAGKPVRLTQTVELPQRDDAHPHVPRMWARARVDALLRQIALDGETKEAIDEIIALSKKYKFVTPYTSFLAAPRSLLRPRVIRPGDPVLKVRADESITEVTAVFPFGLTKRMTYIKNEDVWETRFIAPREMADGVYHCRLVLVDRQGRAYQEEKSFVIDSRPPRLQASLGQTSNQTVAHAGEDLVVTVRADSDTRVIAARIFGSLPAPVVWDAKAKANIGHLRIPAGLPSGSYTIQITAEDFAHNSSVVELVVEVIGGA
- the pgsA gene encoding CDP-diacylglycerol--glycerol-3-phosphate 3-phosphatidyltransferase, coding for MNLPNALTLSRIFVVPLLVVVLLTKFPSDWLGIPQQLFGLALFVGASITDWADGYIARKRGQVSTLGILLDPIADKLLISAALVSLVENRLAPAWAIVIIIGREFAVSGLRSIAAAEGFTISASKKAKFKMLTQVISVTLLILGSSPGGPSGLQPPNGVNSEVPFASFGEMGRTLATIASNGAMSLDEFRILCYGAGRAMLWLVVFFALWSMYDYFTKFYGKVRDRIEVRERRRSRILRRRRRKTPAAVLGSTRGDGVNG